The following proteins come from a genomic window of Mucinivorans hirudinis:
- a CDS encoding Replicative DNA helicase, intein-containing translates to MYANLLFFKPYLFLAFCVGTTDFSIRRWWCSFDCVSSKWYGVVSEDSI, encoded by the coding sequence ATGTATGCAAATTTGCTGTTCTTTAAGCCTTATCTGTTTTTGGCTTTCTGCGTGGGTACTACGGATTTTTCAATTCGGAGGTGGTGGTGCAGTTTTGATTGTGTGTCGTCTAAATGGTATGGGGTTGTATCCGAGGATTCGATATAG
- a CDS encoding MecI family transcriptional regulator, which translates to MRRELKTNELTRAELEIMQAIWELGECFLGEITEAIAEPKPAYNTVASTLKVLVNKGYVGYRVWNKSHQYFAVLRKDDYRATTLRHTLGRFFDNSPAQLVAFLNDSGTLTNKEYEDLREIARQIVESKK; encoded by the coding sequence ATGAGGAGAGAACTAAAAACAAACGAGCTTACGCGTGCCGAGTTAGAGATTATGCAGGCTATTTGGGAGCTTGGCGAATGTTTTCTTGGAGAGATTACCGAGGCTATTGCCGAGCCCAAGCCTGCCTATAATACGGTGGCATCGACACTCAAGGTGTTGGTTAACAAAGGATATGTGGGCTACAGGGTGTGGAACAAGTCACATCAATACTTTGCCGTTTTACGAAAAGATGATTATCGTGCCACCACTCTGCGCCACACTCTCGGCCGCTTTTTTGACAACTCGCCCGCACAATTGGTCGCTTTTCTGAATGATAGCGGAACGCTTACAAACAAGGAATATGAGGATTTGAGAGAGATTGCACGTCAAATTGTAGAATCTAAAAAATAG